A region from the Tigriopus californicus strain San Diego chromosome 9, Tcal_SD_v2.1, whole genome shotgun sequence genome encodes:
- the LOC131886613 gene encoding uncharacterized protein LOC131886613: MSFLPEGGNAAWASAIAEESRSGPPGWDGMSLPPLPFQSHMPSMGMGNTMIPCLPSEDQAWDYEDDGEGGVERGTLARTRHVGRGRGRGERGQEDLLLWPLSGREAAHASGGSLLRAKHTGCTEASDTKFVEPVTAATIPSTTSQSVHQDPLGDWLVARQRAFRDFDRSWQTPSVFQGDTVRSILTTPSWFSSSDHAVRPPNSRVNSSPFTFSSPSHSYRVTYPHQSVDDSQPSLTFGGSDSSPAKITARPPTATAAMLSTRNENADLSPKAKVSYDEDKFQVELDVQDYRPEELSIKTEGDVLVVLAKHETKTETGGSFVSKQFEQRFTLPAGVKPESISSSLSKNGTLTVSAPREMGRSDLSGFKSSRPLTSESASNKSLGNVYAQSTDQQGEGLPHPKVKYDEDKFQISLDCQHYKPEELDVKVEGNSIIITAKQEVKESGGTRTRVFEQKFSLPSGVKAEKVASSISRDGVLTITAPRGNTHSSSMVNQSSIESRMDKALSPANWDEDFKRRDYSNNNSTTSALSGHKRDDHLKHSSLFNQDRSSFFPTVNDGISKIQCDDESYKILINVKDFKPEELVIKTVGNTVHFEAKHEEKTADGLSSSSRNISQSFTLPRGVDPESVSSSMSKEGVLTISAPLPAALKALNAERVVQIKHH; encoded by the coding sequence ATGAGCTTCCTGCCTGAAGGCGGTAATGCGGCCTGGGCCTCTGCCATTGCCGAAGAATCCCGATCTGGTCCGCCTGGTTGGGACGGTATGTCACTACCACCATTACCCTTCCAGTCCCACATGCCTTCGATGGGGATGGGGAACACCATGATTCCTTGTCTGCCAAGTGAGGATCAAGCTTGGGACTATGAGGACGATGGGGAAGGCGGCGTTGAGAGAGGCACACTAGCTCGAACCCGACACGTCGGAAGGGGACGAGGAAGGGGAGAGAGGGGACAAGAAGACTTGCTGCTCTGGCCATTAAGCGGACGAGAGGCGGCTCATGCCAGTGGAGGAAGTCTCCTTCGAGCTAAACACACCGGGTGTACAGAAGCATCGGATACAAAATTTGTAGAACCCGTCACTGCTGCAACTATTCCTTCGACAACGTCACAATCAGTGCATCAAGATCCTCTCGGTGACTGGTTAGTAGCGCGACAAAGAGCATTTCGAGACTTCGATCGCTCCTGGCAGACTCCAAGTGTGTTTCAAGGTGACACAGTAAGAAGCATCCTGACAACCCCTTCTTGGTTTTCAAGCTCGGATCACGCAGTACGGCCTCCCAATTCCAGAGTGAACAGCTCGCCCTTCACATTCAGCTCACCATCCCATTCCTATCGAGTGACGTATCCACATCAGTCAGTGGATGATTCACAGCCTTCGTTGACCTTCGGTGGTAGTGATTCCAGCCCAGCAAAAATAACAGCAAGACCGCCAACAGCAACAGCCGCCATGCTATCAACTCGTAATGAGAACGCGGATCTGTCACCCAAGGCCAAGGTGTCGTATGACGAGGACAAGTTCCAAGTGGAACTGGACGTTCAAGATTATCGGCCAGAGGAGCTTTCTATCAAAACAGAGGGCGATGTGCTCGTCGTCCTAGCTAAACATGAGACAAAAACAGAGACCGGAGGAAGTTTCGTATCCAAACAGTTTGAGCAGAGATTCACCCTCCCCGCTGGTGTCAAGCCCGAGAGCATCTCTTCGTCACTCTCCAAGAACGGAACTCTCACAGTCTCAGCCCCCAGAGAGATGGGCCGCTCTGATTTGAGCGGGTTTAAATCATCCCGACCTTTGACTTCCGAATCGGCTTCCAATAAATCCCTGGGCAATGTCTACGCTCAGAGTACCGACCAACAGGGTGAAGGTCTTCCCCATCCAAAGGTGAAGTACGACGAGGACAAATTCCAGATCAGTCTGGACTGCCAGCATTACAAACCCGAGGAGCTTGACGTCAAGGTGGAAGGCAATTCCATCATTATCACGGCCAAGCAAGAGGTCAAAGAATCTGGAGGAACTCGGACTCGCGTGTTTGAGCAGAAATTCTCCCTTCCGTCCGGAGTGAAAGCCGAGAAAGTGGCCTCGTCCATCAGTCGGGATGGCGTCCTAACAATCACAGCTCCTAGGGGAAACACCCACAGCTCCTCCATGGTCAACCAGTCCTCGATCGAAAGTCGTATGGATAAGGCGTTGTCACCGGCCAATTGGGACGAGGACTTCAAACGACGCGATTACTCCAATAACAATTCCACCACGTCTGCTCTCTCTGGCCACAAGCGCGATGATCATTTAAAGCACTCTTCTCTTTTCAATCAAGACCGATCTAGCTTTTTCCCTACAGTCAATGATGGCATTTCGAAAATACAGTGTGATGATGAAAGCTACAAAATCTTGATCAATGTCAAGGATTTCAAACCTGAGGAGTTGGTGATCAAGACCGTGGGCAACACCGTCCATTTTGAGGCCAAACACGAAGAGAAAACCGCAGATGGGCTTTCCTCCAGCTCCCGGAATATCTCTCAAAGTTTCACCCTTCCACGTGGCGTGGATCCTGAAAGCGTATCCAGCAGTATGTCCAAGGAGGGCGTTCTCACCATCTCGGCCCCGTTGCCCGCCGCCTTGAAAGCTCTCAATGCTGAGCGAGTCGTGCAAATCAAGCAccattga